The proteins below come from a single Thermopolyspora flexuosa genomic window:
- a CDS encoding PadR family transcriptional regulator, giving the protein MQDAVLAFLAKEPSHGYHLHARLRRALGPLGESMNRGQIYVTLARLERAGLVVAERAEGLPERPERKVYALTPAGRERVTAWLGEVGWPKPDLAEFHLKLAAAAATRLADPVELVAAQRRELLRRLREVQQAALAEPAASGAGPLLEGVVLRLQADLRWLDACERAWSGAGAEAGGG; this is encoded by the coding sequence ATGCAGGATGCGGTGCTGGCGTTTCTCGCCAAGGAGCCATCGCACGGGTACCACCTGCACGCCCGGTTGCGGCGCGCTCTCGGCCCCCTGGGCGAGTCCATGAACCGTGGCCAGATCTATGTGACGTTGGCCCGGTTGGAGCGGGCGGGGCTCGTCGTCGCGGAGCGTGCGGAGGGCCTTCCCGAGCGGCCGGAGCGCAAGGTCTACGCGCTCACGCCGGCCGGGCGGGAACGGGTGACGGCATGGCTCGGCGAGGTGGGCTGGCCGAAGCCGGACCTGGCGGAGTTCCACCTGAAGCTCGCCGCAGCGGCGGCGACCCGGCTGGCCGACCCGGTGGAGCTCGTGGCGGCGCAGCGCCGTGAGCTGCTGCGCCGCCTGCGTGAGGTGCAGCAGGCGGCGCTGGCCGAGCCCGCGGCGTCGGGCGCCGGGCCGCTGCTGGAAGGTGTCGTGCTGCGGTTGCAGGCGGATCTGCGCTGGCTGGACGCCTGTGAGCGGGCCTGGTCCGGGGCCGGTGCCG